GTCCCGCACCAGGTCGAACCCTGCCCAGCCGCGGTGGTAGCGGTAGTGGGCCAGCGCCGCGAAGCCGGTCACGAACGGCCAGACCGTGCCGTTGTTATAGTGCAACGGCTCGTAGAGGCGGTGGTATTGCGAGAGCATGCGCGCGCCCCAGTCCGCCGTGATCGCCGCCGATCCCACCTCCCGGAGCATGCGGTCCGACCGCTCTGCATCGAGCAGCGCGAACGCCATGGCCGTAGCGGGCCAGACCGTGAGCGCATCATTGACACGCACGCCCGCGCCGGCCGCCCCACGCCCGCTCGCCGCACCGGCGCCACGCGCGCGCACGGGCGTGCTGCCCGGCGCCGCCACGCGGTCCGCCGCCAGCAGCGCAAAGGCGTAGATGCCCGGCGCATCCAGCCAGAAGCGCTCCTCCAGGCTGCGCAGCGCCCGGGCGAAGAGCGCGTCTGCCTCCCGGGCAACGTCATCGTCCTCCACACCCCCAGCCAGCTCACGCACACCCTCGAGCGCGGCCAGCCACACGCCGGCCAGGTAGATGTCCGTATGCAGCGCCTCACCCAGCCCGCCCACCTCGATGGCGCCTGCCCCAGCCCGGGGATTCTCCATGAGACCATCGCCGTCGCTGTCCGTGGCCGCGGCCCAGCGGAAGGCGCGCACCACCCTGGGCCAGACCTCGCGCAGGAACCCCTCGTCCGCCGAGGCCTTCCAGTACTCGTAGCACGCCAGCACCCAGAACGGCGTGGTATCGCCGTGGAACCAGGTGTACGGGTACTCGCTGAACCAGGGCAGCCGCGCCGCTGCGTGCGAGATCTCGTGCGGGATCTTGCCATCCTCACGCTGGAAACCCGCCAGGAACAAGAGGCCCCGCCGCACCAGCTCGAACTGGCCCAGCCCGTCCATGCCCAGGGTGTTGATCGCCGCATCGCCCCCAAAATACCAGCCGAATCCGGGCCGGTAGTTCCCTGCCCCTGCCCGGCCGAATCCCGCCACCAGCCCGCAGCCCAGGTCCGGATTGCACACCAGCTGCTGCTCGAGGTTCACCTTGGCCCACTCGAGCACCTGGTCCAGCCGCGGGTCCGGCGAATCCAGGGAAAGCAGCTCGCGGCTCACCCGGCGGTAGTGGCCCAGCTTCTCCTCCCAGTAGCGCTGCGCGCCGCCCAGCAGTCGCTCGTACGTGGCCACGACGCTGTCCCGCGGCGCCGCACCCCCCGCCACGACCACTGGAATGAACGAGCTCCGCACCTGCCCCGCCTCGAACTTCAGCACGAACTGCGATGGCACCATGGGTGCGTCGTGCGCCGGGTGCGTGGTCCCGCCCGTTGCGAAGGGCGAGCCCACCAGCCCGTGGTAGTTGCGCACGCCGCCCTGGAAGAGCAGAAACGCCTTGCGCTCGCCCCACCACACAACCGACTGGCCGCCAAAGCTGCCCGGCCACGCCAGATTGAAGTCGGCGTGCAACTGCACCAGCACGTCCAGCGGGCGGACCGTCTCCACGTCCAGCAGGATGATGGCGCCCGGCTCGTCCAGCGGTACGAAGACGTGCTGCCGAACGGTGAAGCTCGCGTGCGAGTAGACGATGGTCGCGCCCTCGGGGCGTACGATCACCTGCCTGGCCAGGGCAGCGCCGGGGACGGGCGCATCGTATTCCGGGATCTTGAAGGCCAGGCGGAGGTCGCGCACCAGCTTGATGGGCCAGGTCCAGACCTCGAATGCGCCCGTCTCATCTCCCAGCACCGCGGCGCGGCGGCCCAGGTCGGCCAGGTACGCGCCCGGCCGCGCCGGCCCGGCCAGTGCCAGCCGACCAGCCTCTACCGGGAAGCGGGGCACACCTGCGGGCGCTTCCTGGGCCGCGGCGGCAGCGGAGCAGAGCAGGCCCAGACCCGCGCAGAGAAAGGCCAGACCGAGCTGCATCCTCGACCGACGAACCGGCAGGGCCCAAGCGGCGACCACCAGCGCGCAGAAAAGGGCCAAACCGAACTGCATCTTCGAAGGAAACTCCGGCAGTGTCCTGGTGGGGGAACCCTGCGGGAACCCGGCGCAACCTAGCGCGCCGGCCGGCCGCGCTCAAGATCGCGCAAGACGTGGAAGGGCGTGGAAGGCATGGATAGCGTCGGCAGCCGCACCCGATCGCGATGTTGCAAAGCGACGGTGCTCGCGGGGTCTGCCCTGAGGGGAGCGGAGCGCGAAGGGCGGAGGCGGTGGGCGGCGAACGGAAGGGGGTTGGTGGGCGCGCCATCGCGCAGCTCCCTCGAAGGGCAGACCCCGAACCTTCCTCCCCCGCGCGGGTAGCGCATAAGTTCTTTACCGGAACCAGGATGAAAATGCGACGGCTTCTCGCCGGGGCGCTGCTCGCTGCGCTGGCCGTGCCAGCCAGCAGTAGGGCGCAGGAGATCGACACGCTCGCGCTGCGTGGCCACACCTTCTTCCTTGCCCACGACCTGCTGGAAGGCCGGGGCACGGGCACGCGTGGCGAGCGCATGGCCGCGGCCTACATCGC
This genomic window from Gemmatimonadota bacterium contains:
- a CDS encoding amylo-alpha-1,6-glucosidase, yielding MQLGLAFLCAGLGLLCSAAAAAQEAPAGVPRFPVEAGRLALAGPARPGAYLADLGRRAAVLGDETGAFEVWTWPIKLVRDLRLAFKIPEYDAPVPGAALARQVIVRPEGATIVYSHASFTVRQHVFVPLDEPGAIILLDVETVRPLDVLVQLHADFNLAWPGSFGGQSVVWWGERKAFLLFQGGVRNYHGLVGSPFATGGTTHPAHDAPMVPSQFVLKFEAGQVRSSFIPVVVAGGAAPRDSVVATYERLLGGAQRYWEEKLGHYRRVSRELLSLDSPDPRLDQVLEWAKVNLEQQLVCNPDLGCGLVAGFGRAGAGNYRPGFGWYFGGDAAINTLGMDGLGQFELVRRGLLFLAGFQREDGKIPHEISHAAARLPWFSEYPYTWFHGDTTPFWVLACYEYWKASADEGFLREVWPRVVRAFRWAAATDSDGDGLMENPRAGAGAIEVGGLGEALHTDIYLAGVWLAALEGVRELAGGVEDDDVAREADALFARALRSLEERFWLDAPGIYAFALLAADRVAAPGSTPVRARGAGAASGRGAAGAGVRVNDALTVWPATAMAFALLDAERSDRMLREVGSAAITADWGARMLSQYHRLYEPLHYNNGTVWPFVTGFAALAHYRYHRGWAGFDLVRDVARLTFDFARGRHPELLSGAFYQVLDTSVPQQFFATSMLVTPLVRGLLGLEADAPRRAVGIEPHLPADWDSVSIENFRVGAARLGLMLRRSRDSFLLSLRLHDGGAGPLHVRVAPALPLGATVQRVTVNERDAPVQVEETAHDVHAVVELTLADEALVEIEFRGGVEVVTPAERLTPGQPSEGLRVLDFRRAGREYLLLLEGLAGRSYALELRTAARLRNLRGAERLEQEEGRARLRSSFPAGAGYTRREVRFSL
- a CDS encoding peptidase M28 gives rise to the protein MRRLLAGALLAALAVPASSRAQEIDTLALRGHTFFLAHDLLEGRGTGTRGERMAAAYIA